In Halovivax gelatinilyticus, the following are encoded in one genomic region:
- a CDS encoding helix-turn-helix transcriptional regulator codes for MDGKRDDIVFLASSTHRVDVLNELAVTKCDRHDLREVTGASSPTIGRILADFEERHWIERDGRWYRLTGLGAFVAERFGEFVDAMSIERRLREIAPWLPYELDGFSVDLLTDAVVSVPGPGYPYEPMERNEQLMDETETIRIFGMVLVKASVLEHFFETVFDGLSVTMIYPPTVFETMYAWDPDLVTDALELDNHDVYIHDDLPNSEWCGICLTDSHVSICCYEPDTGLLRSLVDTDAPSAYAWGETVFDRYHAEAHPLDEASDLLSVDLLA; via the coding sequence ATGGACGGAAAACGTGACGATATTGTGTTTCTTGCCAGTTCTACCCATCGCGTCGACGTCCTGAACGAATTGGCGGTGACCAAGTGCGACAGGCACGACTTGCGTGAGGTTACGGGAGCATCCTCTCCGACCATTGGTCGGATTCTTGCCGACTTCGAAGAACGACACTGGATCGAGCGCGACGGGAGGTGGTATCGGCTGACCGGATTGGGTGCGTTCGTCGCCGAACGGTTTGGTGAGTTCGTGGACGCGATGTCGATCGAACGGCGCCTGCGTGAAATCGCTCCGTGGTTACCATACGAACTCGATGGCTTCAGCGTGGACTTACTCACCGATGCAGTGGTATCGGTTCCCGGTCCGGGGTACCCATACGAACCCATGGAGCGGAATGAGCAACTGATGGACGAAACCGAAACGATTCGAATCTTCGGGATGGTGCTGGTAAAGGCGAGCGTCCTAGAACACTTCTTCGAGACCGTCTTCGATGGACTGTCGGTTACGATGATCTATCCGCCGACGGTGTTCGAAACCATGTACGCCTGGGATCCCGATCTCGTCACCGACGCGCTCGAGCTAGACAACCACGACGTATACATTCACGACGACCTTCCGAACAGCGAGTGGTGTGGAATCTGTCTCACCGACTCCCACGTCAGCATCTGCTGCTACGAGCCGGATACCGGTCTGTTACGGTCTCTCGTCGATACTGATGCGCCGTCAGCGTACGCGTGGGGTGAAACAGTCTTCGACCGATACCACGCGGAGGCCCACCCGCTCGACGAAGCGAGCGACCTCCTCTCGGTGGACCTGCTCGCGTGA
- a CDS encoding nitroreductase family protein, producing MPTTDTQTANTEDEPIRIEDLDRRSIDHVLTTTRAVRRRLDLDRPVPLEVIDECLEIGLQAPTGYNLQNWRWLVISDEESRHELADSYRRSLEPFVEMMEGELPEDEQTQKVAASSTYLAEHLHEVPVHVIPCTTLSVREEREMWEQMEYESDPLNMAASSVYGEVWPAAWSFMLALRSRGLGSSLTMIHLAQEPTVAELLGVPDGISQAGLIPVAYFEGEDFRRGTRRPLEDVAFYDQWGQTSPFN from the coding sequence ATGCCAACTACCGATACGCAGACGGCGAACACGGAGGACGAACCGATACGGATCGAAGACCTCGACCGGCGCAGTATCGATCACGTGCTAACGACGACGCGAGCGGTCCGACGCCGACTCGACCTCGACCGGCCGGTCCCACTGGAGGTGATCGACGAGTGTCTGGAGATCGGACTCCAGGCACCAACCGGCTACAATCTGCAGAACTGGCGCTGGCTGGTGATCTCCGACGAGGAGAGTCGCCACGAACTCGCGGACAGCTACAGACGGTCGCTCGAACCGTTCGTCGAGATGATGGAAGGCGAACTCCCGGAGGACGAACAGACCCAGAAGGTCGCCGCTTCGTCTACGTATCTCGCCGAACACCTGCACGAAGTGCCGGTCCACGTGATCCCCTGTACAACCCTTTCGGTCAGAGAGGAACGCGAGATGTGGGAGCAGATGGAGTACGAGTCGGATCCGTTGAATATGGCGGCCTCGTCCGTTTACGGGGAGGTGTGGCCCGCCGCGTGGAGCTTCATGCTCGCCCTGCGCAGCCGTGGACTGGGATCGTCGCTGACCATGATACACCTGGCCCAAGAACCGACGGTGGCCGAACTACTCGGTGTTCCCGACGGCATTTCACAAGCCGGGCTGATCCCGGTCGCGTACTTCGAAGGAGAGGACTTCAGACGCGGGACCCGGCGTCCGCTTGAAGACGTCGCATTCTACGACCAGTGGGGACAAACTAGCCCATTCAACTGA
- a CDS encoding ArsR family transcriptional regulator translates to MLRRIELEILATIEGGETITELATKVDHSESYLSRAVGALVEKRLVYAERDGRRKYVTPSDSRAVEIYQDLVRQHAHIDFSELLTGKSLEVCYYLDRPRTVTDVAQRSGNYRNTVNRILKRLRVRGLVGTDDSRYHFNGDFDRLHEFARELVHHRHRQRLESVASNGTILWEDYDEFLAQTTTEIDAEHFHETGLARFAAFDLQFLLTHHRYYRYAVELADVSPSELCCHTLLIDDGPRHRSYCLLLLCRVDIDERDLREQAAKYGLEAEIDTLLTYIETRGAVDGERLPEWDEFQELAADYEVSLPR, encoded by the coding sequence GTGCTGCGACGTATCGAACTCGAGATCCTCGCCACTATCGAAGGCGGCGAGACGATCACGGAACTCGCGACGAAGGTAGACCACAGCGAAAGTTACCTCTCCCGAGCTGTCGGAGCGCTCGTCGAGAAGCGGCTGGTCTACGCAGAACGCGACGGCCGACGGAAATACGTCACGCCGTCGGATTCCCGGGCAGTCGAAATATACCAGGATCTCGTCCGTCAGCACGCTCACATCGACTTTTCCGAACTGTTGACGGGCAAATCTCTCGAGGTGTGCTATTACCTCGACCGGCCACGAACCGTCACAGACGTCGCCCAACGGAGCGGAAACTATCGAAACACCGTCAACCGGATACTCAAGCGGCTGCGAGTTCGTGGCCTCGTCGGTACCGACGACAGCCGCTACCACTTCAACGGTGATTTCGACCGACTACACGAGTTTGCTCGCGAACTTGTTCACCATCGCCATCGACAACGCCTCGAATCAGTCGCGTCGAACGGGACGATTCTATGGGAGGACTACGACGAATTTCTCGCGCAAACGACAACGGAGATCGACGCCGAACACTTCCACGAGACCGGGCTCGCGCGGTTCGCGGCCTTCGATCTCCAGTTTCTACTCACCCACCATCGGTACTACCGCTACGCTGTAGAGCTAGCGGACGTCTCTCCGTCGGAGCTCTGTTGTCACACGTTGCTGATCGACGACGGGCCCCGCCATCGCTCGTACTGTCTATTGTTGCTCTGTCGCGTCGACATCGACGAACGCGACCTCCGAGAACAGGCCGCGAAATACGGCCTCGAAGCCGAAATCGACACCCTCCTCACCTATATCGAGACGAGGGGAGCAGTCGACGGCGAACGCCTCCCCGAGTGGGACGAGTTCCAGGAGCTGGCTGCTGACTACGAGGTGAGCCTGCCCCGATGA
- a CDS encoding PAS domain S-box protein: MASKSDRKQRDEAFSELTQFRDAIIQSANVWINALDEDGTVTLWNEAAEEISGYAADEVVGSDEIWTWLYPDETRRNDIMDRVSAILRGNEAVEGFRTTIVTKDGSERTISWNSHAIVDADGALRGSVAIGRDITERTKRERELRRQHERLNEFTSIVSHDLRNPINIAQGYLEAARSECSSEHLDDVAVALERIDQIVNQTLSLARHGKLIDETEPVDVARLAEACWKGVDTASADLQLRDPPVIQADPRAVRHLLENLFRNSVEHGGEDVTVRVGPCDGGFYVEDDGVGLPDNGSNGLFDPTPSAGGDAAGLGLAIVNRIVEAHEWEIRVGESDTGGARFEILAAPDR, from the coding sequence ATGGCGTCGAAGAGTGACCGGAAACAGCGCGACGAAGCGTTCAGCGAGCTCACCCAGTTCCGGGACGCGATCATCCAGAGCGCGAACGTCTGGATCAACGCGCTCGACGAGGACGGAACCGTGACGCTCTGGAACGAAGCCGCAGAAGAGATCAGCGGCTACGCGGCCGACGAGGTCGTCGGCTCGGACGAAATCTGGACGTGGTTGTACCCCGACGAAACCCGCCGGAACGACATTATGGACCGCGTGTCCGCGATTTTGCGCGGGAACGAGGCCGTCGAGGGCTTCAGGACGACGATCGTGACCAAGGACGGCTCCGAGCGAACGATCTCGTGGAACTCCCACGCGATCGTCGACGCCGACGGCGCGTTACGAGGCTCGGTGGCGATCGGCCGGGACATCACCGAGCGCACGAAGCGCGAACGGGAGCTTCGCCGACAACACGAGCGGTTAAACGAATTTACGAGCATCGTCAGCCACGACCTCAGAAACCCGATCAACATCGCGCAGGGCTACCTGGAGGCGGCTCGCTCCGAGTGTTCGAGCGAACACCTAGACGACGTGGCGGTCGCGCTGGAGCGGATCGACCAGATCGTCAACCAGACCCTGTCGCTCGCCCGCCACGGGAAGCTGATCGACGAGACGGAGCCGGTCGACGTCGCTCGCCTCGCCGAGGCGTGCTGGAAGGGCGTCGACACGGCCTCCGCCGACCTGCAGCTGCGTGACCCGCCCGTCATCCAGGCCGACCCGCGCGCCGTCCGCCACCTCCTCGAGAACCTCTTTCGGAATTCGGTCGAACACGGCGGCGAAGACGTCACCGTTCGGGTCGGCCCCTGCGACGGTGGATTCTACGTCGAAGACGACGGGGTCGGCCTCCCCGACAATGGCAGCAACGGGCTCTTCGACCCGACGCCCTCGGCGGGCGGGGACGCGGCCGGACTGGGCCTCGCGATCGTGAACCGGATCGTCGAAGCCCACGAGTGGGAGATACGGGTCGGCGAGAGCGACACTGGTGGCGCTCGGTTCGAGATACTGGCGGCTCCCGACCGATAG
- a CDS encoding tubulin/FtsZ family protein: MKLALIGFGQAGGKIVDEFLAFDEEIGAGIVESALAVNTATVDLQGLDYVPAEDRVLVGQSRVRGHGVGADNELGAEITAADVDEIQSAIDEIPVYDLDGFLIVAGLGGGTGSGGAPVLAEHLQLVYDVPVYGLGILPGTDEGGIYTLNAARSFRTFVDEVDNLLLFDNDAWRLTGESVGGGYDRINREIVERFGLLFAAGEGAADGTVGESVVDSSEIINTLSGGISTIGYATESVDTAGGLRGRFSTTEVDAGAATNRMTSVIRKATLGRLTLPCAVESADKALVVATGPGEYLNRKGIERGRKWLEEETGSMEIRGGDFPRPSGEVGAIVVLSGVTDVPRIDRLQQIAIESQETAATIESQQPEDHAALVDTGGELDALF, translated from the coding sequence ATGAAGCTCGCACTCATCGGATTCGGCCAGGCAGGGGGAAAGATCGTCGACGAATTCCTCGCGTTCGACGAGGAGATCGGCGCCGGAATCGTCGAGTCCGCGCTCGCGGTCAACACGGCGACGGTCGATCTGCAGGGACTCGACTACGTTCCCGCCGAGGATCGCGTTCTCGTCGGCCAGTCCCGGGTGAGAGGCCACGGCGTCGGCGCGGACAACGAACTCGGTGCGGAGATCACCGCCGCGGACGTCGACGAGATACAGTCGGCGATCGACGAGATTCCCGTCTACGACCTGGACGGCTTTCTCATCGTCGCCGGGCTGGGCGGCGGCACCGGCTCCGGTGGCGCGCCGGTGCTGGCCGAGCACTTACAGCTCGTCTACGACGTGCCCGTTTACGGGCTCGGAATCTTACCCGGCACCGACGAGGGCGGGATCTACACCCTCAATGCCGCCCGCTCGTTCCGGACGTTCGTCGATGAGGTCGACAACCTGCTGCTGTTCGACAACGACGCCTGGCGACTGACCGGCGAGTCCGTCGGCGGCGGCTACGACCGCATCAACCGCGAGATCGTCGAACGCTTCGGCCTGCTGTTCGCCGCGGGTGAAGGGGCCGCCGATGGGACCGTCGGCGAGAGCGTGGTCGACTCCTCCGAGATCATCAACACCCTTTCGGGCGGGATCTCGACGATCGGCTACGCGACCGAGTCGGTCGACACGGCCGGCGGCCTCCGCGGACGATTTTCGACTACTGAAGTCGACGCCGGCGCCGCGACCAACCGGATGACGAGCGTCATCCGCAAGGCGACGCTCGGCCGACTGACCCTTCCCTGCGCGGTCGAAAGTGCCGACAAGGCCCTCGTCGTCGCCACCGGGCCGGGCGAGTACCTGAACCGAAAGGGGATCGAACGCGGCCGGAAGTGGCTCGAAGAAGAGACCGGAAGCATGGAGATCCGCGGCGGCGACTTCCCCCGACCCAGCGGCGAGGTCGGCGCCATCGTCGTCCTCTCGGGCGTCACCGACGTCCCCCGGATCGACCGCCTCCAACAGATCGCCATCGAGAGCCAGGAGACCGCCGCCACCATCGAGTCCCAGCAGCCCGAGGATCACGCCGCGCTCGTGGATACCGGCGGCGAACTCGACGCGCTGTTCTAA
- a CDS encoding CARDB domain-containing protein yields the protein MTFGPAAMAAVPTDSTPADASPDAHASLDEHVDGFSGDIPLSEARTKFTGETDGDALGKSVASLGDLSGDGSDDVALGIPDHDEETGAVALFFGPVDAGEIEASAADLTLTGENAGDWAGYAVDAADLTGDGMNDLVVGAPHAEDGTVYVFYGADLHEHSEGDGPAELSLADASVMLSGDSPDSQFGHAVAADVTDEDADAAVLAVGAPGTDDDTGAAHVFERLDGATSAADADATFAGDAAGDHAGFSVAVVPEHTDDGHGVVAVGAPHAGEDAGAVYALTDFEADGSLADAHLTLEGEGAGTAGWAVANAGDVTGDDRNDLVVGAPHDDGHGTDAGAAYVLFAESAHEGVVSLGDADATMHGVTDGERAGYSLAGSNDLLDGEHAGILVGAPGSVDADDAGAAYLVDGASVSGEVSLSDAQATFTGEAAGDEAGYSVATSGDVSGTGEVDVLVGAPGHGDAGAAYIVGDDPKVEKVDEPRDEKVDEVEVREVIKEEKIDEEKIEKEEHIDVEEIVDVEKVKEEPKERIDVEEVVKKERVKEIVVDEEEVDEDVKEVVEVEKVKEKVKERIVVEEGPFFDVDFVHKNDPVTAGDELKATVLVTNTGDEADTQDIRLEIGGEQVDVATGVELGPGEREKVVLTWATTEDDIGGHTVTAHSDDDTVSQDIEVVERPVDEAFFDVEIVEKNDPINATETLYVTAEITNTGDATDTQDIRLQIGGIEVDRVADVTLEPGESTTVELTWQSDEHDVGKHLVKVLSDDDYDWQKIDVLEPVPDPDEVSDFRFVDVDKPTEINTTETFEATVTIENVGDAEGTETISLQINGETVDSAEITLGPGETGTVTLTWAGTDEPGTYTVGILIGDQEVHTQDLVVVEEPEPVTEFEFVDVDKPTEINTTETFNATVSVQNVGDTEGTANVSLTINGEVVDTQQITLGAGETGDVTLTWAGTDEPGTYQVGILIDGEEVHTQDLVVVEEPEPVSEFEFVEVDKPTEINTTETFTANVSVQNVGDTEGTANVSLTINGQVVDTQPITLGPGETGTVTLTWAGTEEPGTYTVGILIDGEEVHTQDLVVVEEPEPVTEFEFVDIDKPTEINTTETFTANVSVQNVGDTEGTANVSLTINGQVVDTQPITLGAGEEGTVTLTWAGTDEPGTYQVGILIDGEEVHTQELTVVEEPEPVSEFEFVDIDKPTQINATDEFTAVVTVENTGTAEGTANVSLTIDGQVVDTQQITLGPGETGDVTLTWEGTDEPGDYTVGIQIDGEEVHTQLLVVVDIPPIPGQFAISFIAFCYPDGADATVSITFVDDPNDPRIVEFEIDGDAPTAIVHKTGGGDDQIFQQPGTTSGTVVAGVGTFVGDERTPANPCPDGTTDLKFEDGDLSVTTTLTVGDGGAAAIAGQAADEDENGDEEAPEDGEGDEEAPEDGEGDEEAPEDGEGDEEAPEDGEGDEEAPEDGEGDEEAPEDGEGDEESPEDGEGDEESPEDGEGDAGEEGEGNEEEPEDQAGEGDAGDEGNDDQTNAIVPPL from the coding sequence ATGACGTTCGGGCCAGCGGCGATGGCCGCCGTGCCGACGGACTCGACTCCCGCGGACGCGTCACCGGACGCACACGCGAGTCTCGACGAACACGTCGACGGATTCAGCGGCGACATACCGCTTTCTGAGGCACGGACGAAATTTACAGGTGAGACAGACGGCGACGCACTCGGGAAAAGCGTCGCCAGTCTCGGGGATCTATCCGGCGACGGGAGCGACGACGTCGCACTCGGCATCCCCGACCACGACGAAGAAACCGGCGCCGTCGCCCTGTTCTTCGGCCCCGTCGACGCCGGCGAGATCGAAGCATCCGCCGCCGACCTCACCCTGACGGGCGAGAACGCGGGCGACTGGGCGGGCTACGCCGTCGACGCAGCCGACCTCACCGGAGACGGGATGAACGATCTCGTCGTCGGCGCACCACACGCCGAGGACGGCACCGTGTACGTGTTCTACGGCGCGGACCTACACGAACACAGCGAGGGCGACGGACCGGCCGAACTGAGTCTCGCGGACGCGTCCGTGATGCTGTCCGGGGATAGCCCGGATTCGCAGTTCGGCCACGCCGTGGCTGCGGACGTCACGGACGAGGACGCCGACGCAGCGGTCCTCGCCGTCGGCGCCCCAGGAACGGACGACGACACCGGCGCCGCACACGTGTTCGAGCGCCTCGACGGCGCGACGTCTGCCGCCGACGCCGACGCGACGTTCGCGGGCGACGCAGCCGGCGATCACGCCGGCTTCTCGGTCGCGGTCGTTCCCGAGCACACTGACGACGGCCACGGCGTCGTCGCCGTCGGCGCACCCCACGCCGGCGAGGATGCCGGGGCGGTCTACGCACTGACCGACTTCGAGGCCGACGGCTCGCTCGCCGACGCCCACCTGACCCTCGAGGGAGAGGGCGCGGGAACCGCCGGCTGGGCCGTGGCGAACGCGGGCGACGTCACCGGCGACGACAGAAACGACCTCGTCGTCGGGGCGCCCCACGACGACGGGCACGGCACCGACGCGGGCGCCGCGTACGTCCTGTTCGCCGAGTCCGCCCACGAGGGCGTCGTCAGCCTCGGCGATGCCGACGCGACCATGCACGGCGTGACAGACGGCGAGCGGGCGGGCTACTCGCTCGCGGGCTCGAACGACCTGCTCGACGGCGAGCACGCCGGCATCCTCGTCGGCGCACCGGGATCCGTCGACGCGGACGACGCCGGCGCGGCGTACCTCGTAGACGGCGCGTCGGTCTCCGGCGAGGTGAGTCTCAGCGACGCCCAGGCGACGTTCACCGGCGAGGCCGCCGGCGACGAAGCGGGATACTCGGTCGCGACGTCGGGCGACGTCTCCGGAACCGGCGAGGTCGACGTCCTCGTCGGCGCGCCCGGACACGGTGACGCGGGCGCCGCGTACATCGTCGGGGACGACCCGAAAGTAGAGAAAGTCGACGAACCACGCGATGAGAAGGTCGACGAGGTAGAGGTCCGCGAAGTCATCAAAGAGGAGAAGATCGACGAGGAGAAAATCGAGAAGGAAGAGCACATCGACGTCGAGGAGATCGTCGACGTCGAGAAGGTCAAAGAAGAGCCCAAAGAGCGCATCGACGTCGAGGAGGTCGTCAAGAAAGAACGCGTCAAAGAGATCGTCGTCGACGAGGAGGAAGTCGACGAAGACGTCAAAGAGGTCGTCGAGGTCGAGAAAGTCAAAGAAAAAGTCAAAGAGCGAATCGTCGTCGAAGAGGGTCCGTTCTTCGACGTGGACTTCGTTCACAAGAACGACCCGGTGACTGCGGGTGACGAGCTGAAAGCCACGGTGCTGGTGACCAACACGGGAGACGAGGCCGACACGCAAGACATCCGCCTCGAGATCGGCGGCGAACAGGTCGACGTGGCCACCGGTGTCGAACTCGGGCCCGGCGAGCGCGAGAAAGTCGTGCTGACGTGGGCGACTACCGAAGACGACATCGGCGGACACACGGTGACCGCCCACAGCGACGACGACACCGTCTCACAGGATATCGAGGTCGTCGAACGGCCCGTCGACGAGGCGTTCTTCGACGTTGAGATCGTCGAGAAGAACGATCCGATCAACGCCACGGAGACGCTCTACGTCACCGCCGAGATCACCAACACCGGTGACGCAACCGACACGCAGGATATCAGACTCCAGATCGGCGGCATCGAAGTCGACCGCGTCGCCGACGTCACGCTCGAGCCCGGCGAGAGTACGACAGTCGAGTTGACGTGGCAGAGCGACGAACACGACGTCGGCAAACACCTCGTCAAAGTCCTCAGCGACGACGATTACGACTGGCAGAAGATCGATGTGCTAGAGCCGGTTCCCGATCCTGACGAGGTCTCGGACTTCCGCTTCGTCGACGTCGACAAGCCGACCGAGATCAACACCACCGAGACGTTCGAAGCGACGGTTACGATAGAAAACGTCGGTGACGCCGAAGGCACCGAAACGATCAGCCTACAGATCAACGGCGAAACCGTCGATTCGGCCGAGATTACGCTCGGACCGGGTGAAACCGGTACGGTCACCCTCACCTGGGCCGGAACGGACGAACCAGGTACCTACACCGTCGGGATACTGATCGGCGATCAAGAAGTGCACACGCAAGATCTCGTCGTGGTCGAAGAGCCCGAACCCGTTACCGAGTTCGAGTTCGTCGACGTCGACAAGCCGACCGAGATCAACACCACCGAGACGTTCAACGCCACCGTCAGCGTCCAGAACGTCGGCGACACCGAGGGCACCGCGAACGTCTCGCTGACCATCAACGGCGAGGTTGTCGATACCCAACAGATCACGCTCGGAGCGGGTGAAACCGGTGACGTGACGCTCACCTGGGCCGGAACGGACGAACCAGGTACCTACCAGGTCGGCATCCTGATCGACGGCGAAGAGGTCCACACGCAAGATCTCGTCGTGGTCGAAGAGCCCGAACCCGTCTCCGAGTTCGAGTTCGTCGAGGTCGATAAGCCGACCGAGATCAACACCACCGAGACGTTCACCGCAAACGTCAGCGTCCAGAACGTCGGCGACACCGAGGGCACCGCGAACGTCTCGCTGACGATCAACGGACAGGTCGTCGATACCCAGCCGATCACGCTCGGTCCGGGTGAAACCGGCACCGTCACCCTCACCTGGGCAGGCACCGAGGAACCAGGAACCTACACCGTCGGGATACTGATCGACGGTGAAGAAGTCCACACGCAAGATCTCGTCGTCGTCGAAGAACCCGAACCAGTCACCGAGTTCGAGTTCGTCGATATCGACAAACCGACCGAGATCAACACCACCGAGACGTTCACCGCAAACGTCAGCGTCCAGAACGTCGGCGACACCGAGGGTACCGCAAATGTCTCGCTGACGATCAACGGACAGGTCGTCGATACGCAGCCGATCACGCTCGGTGCGGGTGAGGAGGGGACGGTTACTCTCACCTGGGCAGGGACGGACGAACCAGGTACCTACCAGGTCGGCATCCTGATCGACGGCGAAGAGGTCCACACGCAGGAACTCACCGTCGTCGAAGAGCCCGAGCCCGTCTCCGAGTTCGAGTTCGTCGATATCGATAAGCCGACTCAAATCAACGCCACTGACGAGTTCACGGCGGTCGTCACCGTTGAGAACACCGGGACCGCCGAAGGGACCGCGAACGTCTCGCTGACCATCGACGGACAGGTCGTCGACACCCAGCAAATCACGCTCGGGCCGGGTGAAACCGGTGACGTGACGCTCACCTGGGAAGGAACCGACGAGCCCGGCGATTACACCGTCGGCATCCAGATCGACGGTGAGGAAGTCCACACGCAGCTACTGGTCGTCGTGGACATTCCGCCAATACCGGGACAGTTCGCGATCAGCTTCATCGCGTTCTGTTACCCGGATGGCGCCGATGCGACCGTCTCCATCACGTTCGTCGACGATCCGAACGATCCGAGAATCGTCGAATTCGAAATCGACGGGGACGCACCGACCGCGATCGTTCACAAGACCGGCGGCGGCGACGATCAGATCTTCCAGCAACCTGGAACGACTTCGGGAACCGTCGTGGCTGGTGTTGGCACCTTCGTCGGTGACGAACGCACGCCGGCGAATCCGTGCCCCGACGGAACGACTGACCTGAAATTCGAAGACGGTGACCTCTCCGTCACGACGACGTTGACGGTCGGTGACGGCGGAGCCGCTGCCATCGCCGGGCAGGCCGCCGACGAAGATGAAAACGGCGACGAGGAAGCACCGGAAGACGGTGAAGGTGACGAGGAAGCACCGGAAGACGGTGAAGGCGACGAGGAAGCCCCAGAAGACGGTGAAGGCGACGAGGAAGCCCCAGAAGACGGTGAAGGCGACGAGGAAGCACCGGAAGACGGTGAAGGCGACGAGGAAGCACCGGAAGACGGTGAAGGCGACGAGGAATCCCCAGAAGACGGTGAAGGTGACGAGGAATCCCCAGAAGACGGTGAAGGCGACGCTGGCGAGGAAGGTGAAGGTAACGAGGAAGAGCCAGAGGACCAGGCCGGTGAAGGCGACGCTGGTGACGAAGGCAACGACGATCAGACCAACGCGATCGTCCCACCGCTGTAA
- a CDS encoding DUF7289 family protein, producing MLRAGDGMTSADRAVTPIVGGILIIGLVSVTALGVLAVSLDVVANTQQEAETERAQSSLVELTHTMNTVGNQADGTGSVDLDVGEGGAIIRDDTGSVTIDYDNVSAEFEDTITFGAIEYEANDGSLIAVEAGAVFRGTGEASQLVSGPSITYDNETNTLNFPILEAVGDEQLRDDRITVRSADVASQSDVVENEEVVIEIESKYWGGWEEYFLREVGERGVIAYDNEGEDTGTVEVNLGRIDTPTPFENAVTVRDEIELDGNANVTGSAVDGSEIDPIDDEIDEMVESARENYTELTDPEGPIEAGEYYVDGSLTIDEPTVVDLTDGDVTLVVDGDINVDQEFRVTNWGDNELQIYTTGDLTIEDQMCLDETECEGAHSDRGGNNQHEPDAINPSQLQVYGTSSFELDMSGGTYFEGVIYAPAGEDGTSKYVENGNAYIDGSLVIGSVEAGGTPTIHHHDELKWTDPDIGDPVQPPELTYLNLVYKELGVGHE from the coding sequence ATGTTGCGAGCTGGGGATGGGATGACGAGCGCCGATCGAGCGGTGACGCCGATTGTAGGCGGCATCCTCATCATCGGTCTGGTGAGCGTCACGGCTCTTGGCGTGCTGGCCGTCTCGCTCGACGTGGTGGCGAACACCCAGCAGGAAGCCGAAACCGAACGCGCCCAGAGCAGCCTCGTCGAGCTCACCCACACGATGAACACGGTGGGCAATCAGGCCGACGGGACGGGCTCGGTCGACCTGGACGTCGGCGAGGGCGGCGCCATCATCAGAGACGACACCGGTTCGGTCACCATCGACTACGACAACGTCAGCGCCGAGTTCGAAGACACCATTACGTTCGGCGCGATCGAGTACGAGGCGAACGACGGCTCGCTCATCGCCGTCGAGGCCGGCGCCGTCTTCCGCGGCACCGGCGAGGCCTCCCAGCTCGTCTCCGGACCGTCGATCACGTACGACAACGAGACGAACACGCTCAACTTCCCGATCCTCGAAGCCGTCGGCGACGAACAGCTGCGAGACGATCGGATCACCGTCCGCTCGGCCGACGTCGCCAGCCAGAGCGACGTCGTCGAGAACGAAGAGGTCGTGATCGAGATCGAAAGCAAGTACTGGGGCGGCTGGGAGGAGTACTTCCTCCGCGAGGTCGGAGAGCGCGGCGTCATCGCCTACGACAACGAGGGCGAGGACACTGGGACGGTCGAGGTGAACCTCGGACGCATCGACACGCCGACGCCGTTCGAGAACGCGGTGACGGTGCGAGACGAGATCGAACTGGACGGAAACGCTAACGTTACCGGTTCCGCGGTAGACGGATCCGAGATCGATCCGATCGACGACGAGATCGACGAAATGGTCGAGTCGGCGAGAGAGAATTACACCGAACTCACAGACCCTGAGGGACCGATCGAAGCCGGCGAGTACTACGTGGATGGATCGCTCACAATTGACGAACCTACTGTCGTCGATCTCACCGATGGGGACGTTACGCTCGTCGTGGACGGCGATATCAACGTCGATCAGGAGTTCCGCGTCACAAACTGGGGTGATAACGAACTGCAAATCTACACGACCGGAGATCTGACGATAGAAGACCAGATGTGTCTCGACGAAACCGAGTGCGAGGGAGCACACTCCGACCGTGGCGGGAACAATCAACACGAACCCGACGCGATCAATCCGAGCCAGTTGCAGGTCTACGGCACCTCCTCGTTTGAACTCGATATGAGTGGTGGAACGTACTTCGAAGGTGTGATTTACGCACCGGCGGGAGAGGACGGTACCTCGAAGTACGTCGAGAACGGGAACGCCTACATCGACGGCTCGCTGGTCATTGGATCGGTTGAAGCGGGAGGAACGCCGACTATTCATCACCACGACGAGCTCAAGTGGACCGACCCCGACATCGGCGATCCCGTCCAGCCCCCGGAGCTCACCTACCTGAACCTGGTCTACAAGGAACTCGGCGTCGGTCACGAGTAA